The following are encoded together in the Glycine soja cultivar W05 chromosome 5, ASM419377v2, whole genome shotgun sequence genome:
- the LOC114412669 gene encoding cytochrome b561 domain-containing protein At4g18260-like produces the protein MPILCKPVYIVVTSFYVYVLQFSDCLAYEEEHHSSSHKSTNNKVYKVNLQKTSDIAVHGLLLWASTGFLMPLGILIIKGSIKAEPGSRRSKVLFYLHVGFQMLSVLLATVGAAMSLKKFENSFDNSHQKLGLALYGAILVQGLIGFFRPHRGKKERSYWYLLHWILGTIVSLVGIINIYTGLKAYHKRTLKSTALWTILFTVEVSFIGLVYLFQDKLEYMKKQGVIIGSESSIVSSNQDIPQSQTQKELLPVACGRKRNALENLFD, from the exons ATGCCTATCCTTTGCAAACCAGTGTACATTgttgtgacttcattttatgtttatgttctTCAATTCAGTGACTGTTTGGCCTATGAGGAGGAACATCACTCTAGTAGTCACAAAAGCACTAATAACAAAGTTTACAAG GTAAATCTGCAGAAGACATCTGATATTGCAGTACATGGATTGCTCCTTTGGGCTTCAACAGGGTTTTTGATGCCTCTTGGAATACTTATCATCAAAGGGTCCATTAAAGCAGAACCTGGATCTAGAAGGAGTAAAGTCCTCTTCTATCTCCATGTTGGTTTTCAG ATGCTTTCAGTGCTTCTTGCCACAGTTGGAGCTGCAATGTCCCTGAAGAAGTTTGAGAATTCATTTGATAACAGCCATCAAAAACTAGGCCTAGCACTTTATGGTGCTATATTGGTGCAAGGCTTGATTGGATTTTTCAGACCACACAG GGGAAAGAAGGAGAGGAGTTATTGGTACTTACTACATTGGATACTAGGGACTATAGTTTCTCTTGTGGGGATCATCAATATTTACACTGGATTAAAAGCCTACCATAAGAGAACCTTAAAAAGCACAGCCCTTTGGACTATCCTTTTCACTGTGGAAGTCTCTTTCATTGGATTAGTTTACCTCTTCCAAGACAAATTGGAATATATGAAAAAGCAAGGAGTGATTATAGGAAGTGAGTCGTCAATTGTGTCGTCTAACCAAGATATTCCTCAAAGCCAAACTCAAAAGGAGTTGTTGCCAGTTGCATGTGGAAGAAAGAGAAATGCACTTGAGAATTTGTTTGACTAA
- the LOC114412670 gene encoding DNA-directed RNA polymerase II subunit RPB7, which produces MFFHIVLERNMQLHPRYFGRNLRDNLVSKLMKDVEGTCSGRHGFVVAVTGIENIGKGLIRDGTGFVTFPVKYQCVVFRPFKGEILEAVVTMVNKMGFFAEAGPVQIFVSNHLIPDDMEFQSGDMPNYTTSDGSVKIQKDSEVRLKIIGTRVDATEIFCIGTIKDDFLGVINDPATV; this is translated from the exons ATGTTTTTCCACATAGTGCTGGAGCGAAATATGCAGCTGCATCCACGCTACTTTGGTCGCAACCTTCGTGATAATCTCGTTTCCAAGCTAATGAAAGATGTGGAAGGCACTTGCAG CGGCCGACATGGATTTGTGGTGGCAGTTACAGGGATAGAAAACATAGGGAAAGGGCTAATTCGTGATGGAACAGGGTTTGTGACATTTCCGGTTAAGTACCAATGTGTTGTCTTCAGACCATTTAAGGGAGAGAtcctggaagctgttgttactATGGTGAACAAG ATGGGATTTTTTGCTGAAGCTGGACCTGTCCAAATCTTTGTTTCAAACCAT tTGATTCCGGATGATATGGAGTTCCAGTCTGGAGACATGCCAAATTACACTACATCAGATGGATCA GTTAAGATTCAAAAAGATAGTGAAGTGAGACTAAAGATAATTGGGACTCGAGTGGATGCTACTGAAATT ttCTGCATAGGTACCATAAAAGATGATTTCTTGGGTGTGATCAACGACCCTGCAACAGTTTAA
- the LOC114412672 gene encoding uncharacterized protein LOC114412672 translates to MAKLILTASKPLLFLQSKLFCFSLFYLFASLFLALYVISSQSKCLFRSPLYDPIQPSSLFSYPSSYGQHKYAISTTRSTCSSPINFSDYWDVLKEIQNLRKCSTRTVRYMQGNADSFGGNLSSHLRFSYFDHQNDSREVPCGFLKKFPISDYDRISMEKCESVVVVSAIFNDHDKIRQPRGLGSQTLQNVCFFMFIDDITLKGLEYHGLISTKSSEYKIGVWRIVKVSKENLYQNPAMNGVIPKYLVHRLFPNSQFSIWIDAKLQLMVDPLLLIHSLVISQNADMAISKHPYFVHTMEEAMATARWKKWWDVNALKMQMEIYCENGLQPWSPSKLPYASDVPDSALILRKHGQSSNLFSCLIFNELEAFNPRDQLAFAFVRDHMKPKLKLNMFEVEVFEQVTMEYRHNLKPSSDVSIAKKFSMTRKTVRAEPDLLYENGSCCSRCQQYLTTMWGDSHQ, encoded by the exons ATGGCGAAGTTAATACTAACAGCCTCCAAACCCCTTCTGTTCCTCCAATCAAAACTCTTCTGTTTCTCTCTGTTCTATCTCTTCGCCTCTCTCTTCCTTGCTCTTTACGTCATTTCCTCTCAATCCAAATGCCTCTTCAGATCACCCCTTTACGATCCAATTCaaccttcttctctcttctcttatcCTTCTTCCTATGGACAGCACAAGTATGCCATCTCAACCACACGTTCCACATGCTCTTCCCCTATCAATTTTTCAG ATTACTGGGATGTTTTGAAGGAGATTCAGAATTTGCGCAAATGTTCCACGAGGACCGTGAGGTACATGCAGGGGAATGCTGATAGTTTCGGTGGGAATCTCAGCAGCCATTTaaggttttcttattttgatcaCCAAAACGATAGCAGGGAAGTGCCATGTGGGTTCTTAAAGAAATTTCCAATTAGTGATTATG ATCGAATATCGATGGAAAAGTGTGAGAGTGTAGTTGTAGTTTCAGCAATATTCAATGACCACGACAAGATCCGGCAACCTAGGGGCCTTGGGTCCCAAACACTACAAAATGTCTGTTTCTTCATGTTCATAGATGATATTACACTCAAAGGACTTGAATACCATGGCTTAATTTCAACAAAGTCCAGCGAATACAAGATAGGTGTGTGGAGGATTGTGAAGGTTTCAAAAGAGAATTTGTATCAGAACCCAGCAATGAATGGGGTTATACCAAAATATTTAGTCCATAGGCTATTCCCAAATTCCCAATTCAGTATTTGGATAGATGCAAAGTTGCAACTAATGGTTGATCCATTGTTGCTCATTCATTCACTTGTTATATCTCAGAATGCAGACATGGCTATATCGAAGCACCCATATTTTGTTCATACCATGGAAGAAGCAATGGCAACAGCAAGGTGGAAGAAATGGTGGGATGTGAATGCCTTGAAGATGCAAATGGAGATCTACTGTGAAAATGGATTGCAACCATGGAGTCCCAGCAAGCTGCCCTATGCCTCAG ATGTGCCAGACAGTGCACTGATCCTGAGGAAGCATGGACAGAGCAGTAATCTGTTCTCCTGTCTTATATTCAATGAGTTGGAGGCCTTTAACCCAAGAGACCAATTGGCTTTTGCATTTGTCAGAGACCACATGAAACCCAAGCTGAAGCTGAACATGTTTGAGGTTGAAGTTTTTGAACAAGTGACAATGGAGTACAGGCACAATCTCAAGCCAAGTAGTGATGTGTCCATTGCCAAGAAATTCTCCATGACAAGAAAAACTGTAAGGGCAGAACCAGATTTGTTGTATGAAAATGGGAGCTGTTGCAGCAGGTGCCAGCAGTATCTTACCACCATGTGGGGTGATTCTCATCAATAG